The sequence AGACTTGATCGTGGGGTTTTTAAACAGCAGGATGGATATTCCCGTAATATTCCATCAACTCCCGGCGTCCGCTTCCACGATGGGGTGCAGGCTTTTCAGGTTGATTGGGCTTGGGTTTAGGTCTAACTGAGAGTAATTGTTCTGACTCAACGGGAGTCAGGGCTTGATAGGACGAGTGATTCATCATGGCTTGGTGGTTAGAAGCTAGGGAACCGAACACCAGACTCGATACTAGAAGTGAAATGGCAGCACGCATAGCAAATGTCTATTTTGAAACTATCCATTTCACTACTACTGAGTTTTTATTAGTGCATCCGGATATTTTCTTAAAAAGTATTGTTTTTTACAAAATATCAAATACCTTAATTATTCGTCGAGATTTTCAACTAATAACCAGTTTCCAGAAGGATTCAAGCGTCCCCAAATTTTGAGCAATTGCTTGTGGGATAAAGCTTGTAGTTTTTCATCAATGTGCGATCGCAAAGTTACCAGTTGCCAAGTTTGATTTTGATGTATTTTTGGTGCAGTAATCGTCAAACTGTAATTCTGCTGATCCTGATGGTGAAAAATTCCTGTGAAGTAATTACTAGTCCGTATTAACACTTGATTTGCAGTTAAGTAATAGCACTGAGACTCTGATAAAGAGGGGCTATAGCCATTGATTGGATAAGCTTGTGGATGATGTAAATAATAGGTTTGTTGTTGCAGCCATTGGGGGTGGTCAGGTGATAAATTAAACAAGGGAATAATTGCAGTAGGCGATCGCTCATCTTCTAATAAAGCTGTTTGCAATTTCCTAATAGATAAATCCCTTGGTTGACAGTTAAACTCAACGCACATAGCTGCAGCCATTCCCGCCGCTTGACCAATACCCATAACCACAGGTTGTAATCTGGTTGCTCCATTGGCAATATGAGAAACAGAAATATTTTTTTCACAGACTAAAAAATTATCTATCAATTTTGGTACAAGGCAACTGTAGGGAATAGTAAAAGGAATACCAGTCCAACGCCCTCCCCAACGGATAGATTTAGGTTGTAAAGGGAAATCTTCACCAGGATAATGGTGGTCGTTGGCGTAATTACCAATAGCAATAGCGTCGAGATGTAAAGGTGCAACCTTACCCCCCATCACAGGCAAAATATCCTGCTCTCGGACAGTTGTTAACCCCACCAACCGACGACTTTCCCGATAATAAGGATGCAACCCGAACGCCGTAGGTTCACCAGGAAACACCCCAGCAGCCAAACCGTAGCGACGACCAAGCTGATTTTGGATAAAATAAGCAAAATTTTGACTGTGACAGCGGCATTCTTGAATAAACTCCCATCTGGAAGATTCTGACTCGATTAAGCGTCCTAATCCTTCACCGTAGTCATTACCACAGATAGGCCAATTAATCATCAATAAACCCCCAGGTAGGCGTCCATAATTCAAAAATGTCTCTCCCCCGTAGCCGTCCCAAGCCCCAGCAAACACAGAAGGATTGTAATTAGAAGCTGGCGGAATTTCTGGGGCGACATCTGCACCAAAATCTTGCATCATCACCACCGCAGTTGGTGCTTGTACAGGATATCTTTGAGTCAGCAAATTAAAATCTGCTGGGGCGCTGGGTTCTCCCCACTCAGACTGCAACTCCCAGCCCCAACGGTAAGGTATATCACCCAAAGCCAATAAATCGCCTAATTCCGTACCATCAAGAATGATCTTGGCATTAACAACGAAATCGGCAAATCGCACACCAGTCACAGAATTTCCTTGACGCCACACCTCCAAAGGTACTTGTCCCGAAATCCATTGCAGATTTGATAACTCTCCCACCCAATCTGCAAAAATTTGCGCCCCAATTCGCGGATCAAAACTAAAAAAGCTGACCCAACTGTGATCTAAACCTCCAGGCTGACGGTGCTGTAATTCTCGCAAAAACGCACCCCATAACCCAGTTTGCCAAGCTGCTAATTCATTACCATCGGGTACAGAAACGCCTGCAGAGGTCAGCATTCCTCCCAACCAAAGAAATTCACTGACCAAAATAGTTTTGACGCCCCGTCGCGCCGCTTGGATAGCTGCAGCCGTTCCGCCAACTCCACCACCAACAACTAACACATCGGTTGTATAAGTCTGATAAGCCATTCTTCACCTCATGGTTGTTCCGACATATTGTCGCCAGTGAAGTTGACATCAGACAAGAAAATTTATTTTATAAAGTCACGGTTGATTGAGAGAATTAACTTGTTTTGTTTATTGCACAGAATAAATCTCAGCAAAAGAATAGCTCAACCTTAACCAGTAAATGCTACATCTAATAACGTTGAGCGGTGAGAAACCAACGTGAAAGCACAGGTATTTAGAGGCGTCAATCAACTGTCATACGAAGAAATTCCAGTCCCAGCACTGGAAGCCGATGAAGTATTGGTACAAGTGCAGGTGGTAGGATTGTGTCAATCGGATATTAAAAAAATTCGTTATCCGCTGTATGAACCACCGCGCATTTTTGGTCATGAGACGGCGGGAATTATCGCCGCAGTGGGAAGTGAAGTCAGCGGTTGGGAGATAGGACAACGGGTAGCGGTAATGCACCACATCCCTTGTATGCGTTGTGCTTATTGCCTAAATGAAAATTATTCGATGTGTAATGTCTATAAAAATATTTCTACCACAGCCGGGTTTAACGCTAGCGGTGGCGGTTTTGCTGAGTATGTGAAAGTACCCGGTCATATTGTGCAAAATGGCGGGTTAATTCCCATTCCCGATGAGATCAGTTTTGAAGAAGCAAGTTTTGTGGAGCCGACTAACTGCTGTTTAAAAGCGGTGAAAAAAGCGCAAATTGCTCCTGGACAAACTGTTTTGGTGACTGGTGCGGGGCCGATTGGGTTAATGTTTGTGATGTTGGTGAAATATTTCGGGGCGACGGCGATCGCTACTGACCTTTTGCCTTCTAGAATTGAAAAAGCTTTAAATGTGGGCGCCCAAGCAGCTTTTGACGCCCGTGACCCCGATTTAGCCGCAAAAATTCACGCCCTCACAGGGGGAATGGGTGTTGATGTTACCCTGTTGGCTGTTCCCAGTGAGAAAGCTTTCTTCTCTGCGCTTGACTGTACTCGTAAAGGTGGAAAAATTTTGTTTTTTGCCGAATTTCCTGATGAGTTAGAAATTCCCATCAATCCTAATATTCTCTATCGTCGGGAAATTGACTTAATGGGCAGCTATAGCTCGTCCTATCGCCTGCAGAGTCTCTCGGCTGAGATTGTGTTTAATCGCCGGATTGATGTACAGGCATTAATTAGCGATCGCTATCCTCTACAAAATTTATCAGCAGCTGTGGATCAAGCGATCGCTCCTACTCCCGAAACTTACAAAATCTTAATTTATCCCTAACCAAAGGATGGGAAGGTGGGAAGAAGATTAAGTTTTATTTTTTGGAGTAGACTACTATCAAAAATTGTGTATCTTCGCCATAGACTGAAGTTTTGCAGCTCATCTGTCGATTTCCGAAGCTAAAATTTCCACATCCCCTTCAGAAAATGCTTTTAATTCTCGCCTTAGTCGCCCTCTTGGCTTTCTACGTCGCTTTCAACCTCGGTGCTAACGATGTTGCTAACGCGATGGGGACTTCTGTCGGTTCTCAGGCTGTCACCCTCAAACAAGCTTTAATTATTGCTGGTGTATTAGAGTTTGCAGGCGCTGTATTATTCGGTCATCAAGTAACGGAAACCCTGGCCACAAAAGTAGCTAATCCTGTCTTATTCGCGGCGACACCGCAACTGTTAGTCTTGGGAATGGTGACAGTTTTACTGGCGTCTGGAATTTGGCTACAGATTGCCACCTCACGGGGTTTGCCTGTATCCTCATCTCATGCCGTAGTAGGAGCGATCGCTGGTTTTAGTTGGGTAGCTTTAGGAGTGAATGCCATTGATTGGTCATCAATTGGTGCAATCACCATTGGCTGGGTTTTAACACCATTAATTAGTGGAGCGATCGCTGCTTTATTCTACAGTCAAATCAAACGCTGGATTTTAGAACAACCAAATCCAGTAGCGCAGTTACAAGAGTGGATTCCCTGGTTAAGTGTGCTGCTGTTGGGAGTATTTGGTGTGATTGTTCTCCCTTCCCTGACGCAACCGCTGACAACTTTTTTCATTCATCAAACTGGTTTAAACATCCCAGCCTACGACATTCCTCTATTTACAGGTGCAGTCGCAGCCATCGGACTAACGGTTTACAGTTGGCGACAATTAGCTCATCAAGGAAATGGGGGAGAAACAAAGAGCAAAACCGAACATGCGCCATCTTCTGTTACCATAGAACCTATATTCGCACGCTTCCAGCTATTGAGTGCTTGCTTTGTCGCCTTTGCTCATGGCTCTAATGATGTAGGAAATGCGATCGCACCTTTAGCAGCGATCATTTATATCAATCAAACTGGTAGCGTACCCACACAAGGTATTACCATCCCCATCTGGATTTTAATCTTAGGTGGCGTCGGTATAGTCAGTGGTTTAGCCATCTGGGGAAAAAAAGTCATCGCGACCATTGGCGAAAATATTATTTCCCTCCAACCGAGTAGTGGATTCTGCGCTGAACTCGCTACCGCCACCACTATTCTTTTAGCCTCCCGCCTAGGTTTACCAGTCTCCACCTCCCACGCCCTCGTCGGCGGTGTCGTCGGCATCGGACTAGTACAAAACATCAATTCGATTAAATTTTCAACTTTGCAGAACATCGCCGCCGCTTGGTTAATTACTGTTCCCCTCAGCGCCATCCTCAGCGCCACCATCTTTAGCGTCGCCCGATTATTTATAGTTAATTAAGACACAACAGAGGAATTATATATGTTGTTTGGATTAGGATGGCCGGAAGTTACGGTAATTGCTGTAGTAGCTATTTTAATTTTCGGCCCGAAAAAGATTCCTGAACTTGGTAATGCACTGGGCAAAACTCTCAAAAGTTTTCAACAAGGGCTAAAAAGTTCTAGTGATGATCACACTTCCGAATCAGAAAAATAGTGCTCCTAAAATTAATCATGTATTATATCCAACCTTTGTAGAGACGTTGCATTGCCGCGTCTCTAGATTCATATATTAGATAAGTCTCGTGACCAGCAAATTTTACTGAATCTGATAATTGACTACAGTAGCGTGTTAATTACCGAAGAAGGCGTCGCCCCATTTTGGGAATCGATAATTGCCGCCGGCCCATTTTGTTGATGTGATTCTTCTTTGACTACACCACGCCCCCTAATTAATTTAATGGCGCGGCTGACACTTTCTGGTAAAATCACCACCAAACCGTTATCAGGGGCCATATCCAAGCCTTTATTAATTGCTTGGGTTTCATCTAGAATTGACTCAAAACTAGCATTGGGTTTAATTTGGGTGATGCCTCTAGTAATTAAATCGGCGGCTGATCCCCTGGGACGCCCGCGAGTATCATCGTCTTCTTTAACAATAATGTAGTCAAATATTTCTGCAGCTAGTTTGCCCAAGGTGACAAAATCTTCGTCACGGCGATCGCCCGGCCCCCCAACTACACCAATCCGCTGTCCTGTGGTCCAGTTGCGAACAAAGGCGCCCAAGGCTTCGTAACTGGCTGGGTTATGAGCATAGTCAATTAAGGCATGGTATTTGCCTAAATTAAACAAATTCATCCTTCCCGGCGTTTGACTGACTGAAGCGCGGAATGTCTTCAAACCAGCCCGAATCTGCTCAATGGTGACGTTTTGCACGAAGGCGGCTAAACTTGCTGCCAAAGCGTTAGCAATCATGAATGGTGCTCGTCCACCCATTGTCAAAGGTATCTGTTCTGCTTTTTCAATGCGATGTGTCCAATCACCTTTGACAATTGACAGATAGCCGTTTTCATACACCGCTGCTACTCCCCCTTTTTGGATATGCTTTCGCACTAATTCTGAGTCTGGGTTCATGGTGAAGTAAGCAACGTTCGCTTTGGTTTTTTCGGCCATAGCGGCGACTCGGCGATCGTCGGCGTTCAGCACCGCATATCCATCAGGGAGTACGGCTTCTGCAACTACACTCTTGAGATTAGCTAACTGTTCTATGGTATCTATATCACCAATTCCTAAATGGTCGGCGGCAACATTTAATACTACGCCTACATTTGTAGCTTCAAAGCCTAAGCCAGAGCGCAGAATCCCACCACGAGCGGTTTCTAGTACTGCTACTTCCACTGTGGGGTCTTGCAAAATCAATTGGGCGCTTTGCGGCCCTGTGTTGTCTCCGGCTTCTACTAAGTATTCTCCGATATAAGTTCCGTCTGTTGTCGTATAACCTACTACTTTACCTGTTTCTTTATAAATGTGTGCCAGTAATCGAGTGGTGGTGGTTTTACCATTAGTACCCGTGACGCTCAAGATGGGAATAGTGCTAGCTTGCTCGCTAGGAAACAGCATATCCATGACTGCGCCAGCGACGTTGCGGGGAATACCTTGACTGGGGGCGACGTGCATTCTGAAGCCAGGGGCGGCGTTAACTTCCACAATCACGCCGTCTACATCTCTTAAGGGGCGGCTAATGTCGGTGGTAACAATATCTAATCCCGCAATATCTAAACCGATAATTTTGACTACTCTCTGTGCTAACCACAGGTTTTCTGG is a genomic window of Fortiea contorta PCC 7126 containing:
- a CDS encoding inorganic phosphate transporter; the protein is MLLILALVALLAFYVAFNLGANDVANAMGTSVGSQAVTLKQALIIAGVLEFAGAVLFGHQVTETLATKVANPVLFAATPQLLVLGMVTVLLASGIWLQIATSRGLPVSSSHAVVGAIAGFSWVALGVNAIDWSSIGAITIGWVLTPLISGAIAALFYSQIKRWILEQPNPVAQLQEWIPWLSVLLLGVFGVIVLPSLTQPLTTFFIHQTGLNIPAYDIPLFTGAVAAIGLTVYSWRQLAHQGNGGETKSKTEHAPSSVTIEPIFARFQLLSACFVAFAHGSNDVGNAIAPLAAIIYINQTGSVPTQGITIPIWILILGGVGIVSGLAIWGKKVIATIGENIISLQPSSGFCAELATATTILLASRLGLPVSTSHALVGGVVGIGLVQNINSIKFSTLQNIAAAWLITVPLSAILSATIFSVARLFIVN
- a CDS encoding zinc-dependent dehydrogenase; protein product: MKAQVFRGVNQLSYEEIPVPALEADEVLVQVQVVGLCQSDIKKIRYPLYEPPRIFGHETAGIIAAVGSEVSGWEIGQRVAVMHHIPCMRCAYCLNENYSMCNVYKNISTTAGFNASGGGFAEYVKVPGHIVQNGGLIPIPDEISFEEASFVEPTNCCLKAVKKAQIAPGQTVLVTGAGPIGLMFVMLVKYFGATAIATDLLPSRIEKALNVGAQAAFDARDPDLAAKIHALTGGMGVDVTLLAVPSEKAFFSALDCTRKGGKILFFAEFPDELEIPINPNILYRREIDLMGSYSSSYRLQSLSAEIVFNRRIDVQALISDRYPLQNLSAAVDQAIAPTPETYKILIYP
- a CDS encoding FAD-dependent oxidoreductase encodes the protein MAYQTYTTDVLVVGGGVGGTAAAIQAARRGVKTILVSEFLWLGGMLTSAGVSVPDGNELAAWQTGLWGAFLRELQHRQPGGLDHSWVSFFSFDPRIGAQIFADWVGELSNLQWISGQVPLEVWRQGNSVTGVRFADFVVNAKIILDGTELGDLLALGDIPYRWGWELQSEWGEPSAPADFNLLTQRYPVQAPTAVVMMQDFGADVAPEIPPASNYNPSVFAGAWDGYGGETFLNYGRLPGGLLMINWPICGNDYGEGLGRLIESESSRWEFIQECRCHSQNFAYFIQNQLGRRYGLAAGVFPGEPTAFGLHPYYRESRRLVGLTTVREQDILPVMGGKVAPLHLDAIAIGNYANDHHYPGEDFPLQPKSIRWGGRWTGIPFTIPYSCLVPKLIDNFLVCEKNISVSHIANGATRLQPVVMGIGQAAGMAAAMCVEFNCQPRDLSIRKLQTALLEDERSPTAIIPLFNLSPDHPQWLQQQTYYLHHPQAYPINGYSPSLSESQCYYLTANQVLIRTSNYFTGIFHHQDQQNYSLTITAPKIHQNQTWQLVTLRSHIDEKLQALSHKQLLKIWGRLNPSGNWLLVENLDE
- the cphA gene encoding cyanophycin synthetase codes for the protein MRILKIQTLRGPNYWSIRRHKLIVMRLDLETLAETPSNEIPGLYEGLVEALPSLESHYCSPGCRGGFLMRVREGTMMGHIVEHVALELQELAGMHVGFGRTRETATPGVYQVVIEYLNEEAGRYAGRAAVRLCQSIVDRGRYPKPELEQDIQDLKDFWRDSSLGPSTEAIVKEAEKRGIPWMQLGARFLIQLGYGVNQKRMQATMTDKTGILGVELACDKEATKRILAAAGVPVPRGTVINFLDDLQEAIEYVGGYPIVIKPLDGNHGRGITIDIRTWEEAEAGYEAARQVSRSIIVERYYVGRDHRVLVVDGKVVAVAERVPAHVIGNGRSSIAELIEETNLDPNRGDGHDNILTKIELDRTSYQLLERQGYTLNSVLPKETICYLRATANLSTGGIAVDRTDEIHPENLWLAQRVVKIIGLDIAGLDIVTTDISRPLRDVDGVIVEVNAAPGFRMHVAPSQGIPRNVAGAVMDMLFPSEQASTIPILSVTGTNGKTTTTRLLAHIYKETGKVVGYTTTDGTYIGEYLVEAGDNTGPQSAQLILQDPTVEVAVLETARGGILRSGLGFEATNVGVVLNVAADHLGIGDIDTIEQLANLKSVVAEAVLPDGYAVLNADDRRVAAMAEKTKANVAYFTMNPDSELVRKHIQKGGVAAVYENGYLSIVKGDWTHRIEKAEQIPLTMGGRAPFMIANALAASLAAFVQNVTIEQIRAGLKTFRASVSQTPGRMNLFNLGKYHALIDYAHNPASYEALGAFVRNWTTGQRIGVVGGPGDRRDEDFVTLGKLAAEIFDYIIVKEDDDTRGRPRGSAADLITRGITQIKPNASFESILDETQAINKGLDMAPDNGLVVILPESVSRAIKLIRGRGVVKEESHQQNGPAAIIDSQNGATPSSVINTLL
- the patX gene encoding heterocyst-inhibiting protein PatX, whose amino-acid sequence is MRAAISLLVSSLVFGSLASNHQAMMNHSSYQALTPVESEQLLSVRPKPKPNQPEKPAPHRGSGRRELMEYYGNIHPAV
- the tatA gene encoding twin-arginine translocase TatA/TatE family subunit yields the protein MLFGLGWPEVTVIAVVAILIFGPKKIPELGNALGKTLKSFQQGLKSSSDDHTSESEK